A portion of the Lolium rigidum isolate FL_2022 chromosome 1, APGP_CSIRO_Lrig_0.1, whole genome shotgun sequence genome contains these proteins:
- the LOC124689763 gene encoding uncharacterized protein LOC124689763: MADADRLAGPPPPPAPPPLPPIPPRPAIRVPSASASDTYPPFFSAPLLPLPPVDAQLERWLRRLGAFLAASGLSASTRAEVALAASVLAVVGVALPAAAVALSPCHDRRVVCDDYEVELFEEFVMVSQAAAAAVAVACVSRKMAMYGLRKFLFVDPELGMRIRFQKEYAARIEDFFRTLLWWILPCFLVKVTREIFRFSHMLHESTWRAFIVFFASIISWMYLTTIVLSSSLLFNLVCNLQVIHFDDYGKVLEQDADPLVYMKEHLQLRHNLSKISHRFRMFLLLLFLSVTASQFAILYKTTAYKGPINFTNGGDIAVSSVVQVVGLVVCLHGAAKISHRAQNIVAIASRWHALATCSTDSTYGSTPNGSTHLATFPSQMFLRDYSESDLESLEGGSVNGGSHNSAQLTSYLSSYHKRESLVLYLLTNPGGITLYGWTVDRTFLNTILTVELTLVLFVLSQTIVSPASTSFNSYMSFR, translated from the exons ATGGCCGACGCCGACCGCCTCGCcggaccaccgccgccgccggctcctccgCCTCTCCCCCCGATTCCCCCCAGGCCGGCGATCCGGGTCCCGTCGGCCTCGGCCTCCGACACCTACCCGCCGTTCTTCTCCGCGCCGCTGCTCCCGCTCCCGCCCGTCGACGCGCAGCTGgagcggtggctgcggcggctcGGGGCCTTCCTCGCGGCGTCGGGGCTCTCGGCGTCGACGCGGGCGGAGGTGGCCCTCGCGGCGTCCGTCCTGGCCGTGGTCGGCgtggcgctgccggcggcggccgtCGCGCTCTCCCCGTGCCACGACCGCCGGGTGGTCTGCGACGACTACGAGGTGGAGCTCTTCGAGGAGTTCGTCATGGTCTCgcaggcggccgccgccgccgtcgccgtcgcctgcgtGTCCAGGAAGATGGCCATGTACGGCCTCCGCAAGTTCCTCTTCGTTGACCCGGAGCTCGGTATGCGGATCCGGTTCCAGAAGGAGTACGCCGCCAGGATCGAG GACTTCTTCCGAACGCTGCTGTGGTGGATATTGCCATGCTTTCTCGTGAAGGTCACCCGAGAAATCTTCCGCTTTTCGCACATGCTCCACGAGTCGACCTGGAGAGCATTCATCGTGTTCTTTGCTTCCATCATCTCATGGATGTATTTGACCACAATTGTGCTGTCTTCGAGCCTGCTTTTCAACTTGGTTTGCAATCTTCAAGTTATTCACTTTGATGACTACGGCAAGGTTCTAGAGCAAGATGCAGATCCTTTAGTCTATATGAAAGAGCACCTGCAGCTCCGCCATAATCTCTCCAAAATTAGTCACAGGTTTCGCATGTTCCTTCTGCTGCTCTTCTTgtctgttacagcaagccagtttGCCATTCTTTACAAGACAACAGCATACAAAGGACCAATCAATTTCACCAATGGTGGTGATATAGCT GTGTCTTCAGTTGTTCAAGTTGTCGGTCTCGTCGTTTGTTTACACGGAGCTGCTAAAATTTCTCATAGAGCTCAAAACATTGTTGCAATAGCTAGTCGGTGGCATGCTTTAGCGACATGCTCTACTGATTCTACATATGGGAGCACCCCAAACGGTTCTACGCACCTTGCGACCTTTCCATCACAAATGTTTCTGAGAGATTACTCTGAAAGTGACTTGGAGTCTTTGGAAGGTGGCTCGGTGAATGGCGGTTCTCATAACTCAGCTCAATTGACATCTTACCTGTCCTCATACCACAAGAGGGAATCGCTTG TGCTCTATCTGCTAACCAACCCTGGTGGCATCACGCTATATGGCTGGACTGTTGACCGGACATTCCTCAACACGATCCTGACGGTCGAGCTAACCCTTGTGTTGTTCGTGCTCAGCCAGACCATTGTGAGCCCAGCGAGTACATCGTTCAACAGTTACATGAGTTTTCGATGA